Genomic DNA from Streptomyces sp. PCS3-D2:
TCCGCGCCCGCGGCGGCCGGCCGTGGGGCCCGCGCCGGGCAGCAGCCCACCGCGCACAGGTCGTGGCTCTGTCCCAGCGTGCCCACCCAGCACTCCCCGGCGGCCTCGCCCCGCTCCTTGGCGGCCCGCTCCAGCACGAGTTCGCGGACGGCCCCGGCGAAACGCGGGTCGGCGCCCACGGTCGCGGAGCGCGCGACGGGCAGGCCCAGCTCGGCGGCCTTGGCCGTGGCCTCGGTGTCCAGGTCGTACAGGACTTCCATGTGGTCGGAGACGAAGCCGATGGGGACCATGACGACGGCGGGGGCGCCCTCGGCGCGGAGGGCCTCCAGGTGGTCGCAGATGTCCGGCTCCAGCCACGGGATGTGCGGGGCACCGCTGCGGGACTGGTAGACCAGCCGCCAGGGGCGGGCGACACCGGTGCGCACCGCGACCGCGTCGGCGACGACCCGGGCGACGTCGAGGTGCTGCCGGACGTACGCGCCGCCCTCACCGCCCTCGGTGTGGTCCTCGACGGGGCCGGAGGTGTCGGCTGCGGCGGTCGGGATGGAGTGCGTGGTGAAGGCGAGGTGCGCCCCGGCGCGCACCTCCTCGGGCAGGGCGTCGAGCGAGGCCAGCACCCCGTCGATCATGGGCTCCACGAAGCCGGGGTGGTTGAAGTAGTGCCGCAGCTTGTCGACCCGCGGCGGCTCCACGCCGTCCCGCTCCAGCGCGGCCAGGGCGTCGGCCAGGTTCTCGCGGTACTGGCGGCAGCCCGAGTACGAGGCGTACGCGCTGGTGGCGAGCACGGCGATGCGTCGGCGCCCGTCGGCGGCCATCTGGCGCATCACGTCGTCCAGGTACGGGGCCCAGTTGCGGTTGCCCCAGTAGACGGGCAGGTCGAGCCCGTGTTCGGTGAAGTCCTTGCGCAGCGCGTCGAGCAGCTCGCGGTTCTGCCCGTTGATCGGGCTGACCCCGCCGAAGCCGAAGTAGTGCTGCCCGACCTCCTTGAGCCGCTCGCGCGGGATGCCGCGGCCGCGCGTGACGTTCTCCAGGAACGGCACGACGTCGTCGGGTCCTTCGGGCCCGCCGAAGGAGAGCAGCAGGAGTGCGTCGTACGGGGCGGCGGAGCCGGCGCCGGGGGTACGGAACTGGTCTGACATGCCTCGAATCCTGCCACCCGGCCCGCTCCCGGGAGAACTGCCCTGTCCGCGAGGCGGACTCCGACACAGGTAAGGTGAGCCTAAGTTCCGGTTCCCGGAAATTCTCCCGTGCGGCGCCCGGTCGACCGCCGTAATCTGTACGGGCTGATCTCGTCCCTTACGGAGGGCCCTTGCCCAGTCCCTACCGCGCGATATTCGCGGCCCCCGGCACCAAGGGATTCAGCGCCGCCGGCCTGATCGGCCGCCTGCCGATATCCATGGTCGGTGTCGGAATCCTGACCATGATCTCCGAGATCACCGGACGCTACGCGATGGCCAGCGCCCTCACCGGGACGCTCGCGCTCGCCGCGGCCGTGATCGGCCCTCAGGTGTCCCGCCTGGTGGACCAGCACGGACAGCGGGCGGTCCTGCGGCCCGCCACCCTGATCTGCGTGGGCGCGGTCGCCCTCCTGCTGGTGGCCGCCGCGAACGGCTGGCCCGACTGGACCCTCTTCGTCTGCGCGGCTGTTGCCGGCTGCGTGCCCAGTGTCGGCTCGATGGTCCGGGCCCGGTGGACCACCATCTACCGCGACTCCCCGCGCGATCTGCACACCGCCTACTCCTTCGAGTCCGTCGTCGACGAGGTGTGCTTCATCTTCGGCCCGATCCTCGCCATCGGGCTGTCCACCACCTGGTTCCCCGAGGCCGGTCCACTGATCGCCGCCGTGTGCCTGCTGGTCGGCGTCTGGCTGCTCACGGCGCAGCGGTCCACCGAGCCCGCGCCGCACCCGCGCGAGGTGGACGGGAACCGCACCTCGGCCCTGCGCTCCCCCGGTCTGCAGGTCCTGGCGGCCACGTTCGTGGCGACCGGCGCAATCTTCGGTTCCATCGACGTCTCCACGCTGGCCTTCGCCGAGGAGCAGGGCCACAAGTCCGCCGCCAGCTTCATCCTGGCCATCTGGGCGGCCGGATCCTGCCTCGCGGGCATTGCCTTCGGTCTGATCCACTTCAAGGGCAGGGCCGAACCCCGCTGGGTACTGGGCATCTGTGCGATGGCCGTGAGTATGATCCCCCTCCTACTGGCCGGGAACCTTCCGTTTCTGGCCGTGGCGCTCTTCGTCTCGGGCCTCGCCATCGCTCCCACGATGATCACCACGATGGCCCTGATCGAGGCGCACGTACCACACGCGAAGCTGACCGAGGGCATGACCTGGATCAGCACCGGCCTCGCGGTCGGTATCGCGCTCGGGTCC
This window encodes:
- a CDS encoding ferrochelatase; its protein translation is MSDQFRTPGAGSAAPYDALLLLSFGGPEGPDDVVPFLENVTRGRGIPRERLKEVGQHYFGFGGVSPINGQNRELLDALRKDFTEHGLDLPVYWGNRNWAPYLDDVMRQMAADGRRRIAVLATSAYASYSGCRQYRENLADALAALERDGVEPPRVDKLRHYFNHPGFVEPMIDGVLASLDALPEEVRAGAHLAFTTHSIPTAAADTSGPVEDHTEGGEGGAYVRQHLDVARVVADAVAVRTGVARPWRLVYQSRSGAPHIPWLEPDICDHLEALRAEGAPAVVMVPIGFVSDHMEVLYDLDTEATAKAAELGLPVARSATVGADPRFAGAVRELVLERAAKERGEAAGECWVGTLGQSHDLCAVGCCPARAPRPAAAGADSPYA
- a CDS encoding MFS transporter; translation: MPSPYRAIFAAPGTKGFSAAGLIGRLPISMVGVGILTMISEITGRYAMASALTGTLALAAAVIGPQVSRLVDQHGQRAVLRPATLICVGAVALLLVAAANGWPDWTLFVCAAVAGCVPSVGSMVRARWTTIYRDSPRDLHTAYSFESVVDEVCFIFGPILAIGLSTTWFPEAGPLIAAVCLLVGVWLLTAQRSTEPAPHPREVDGNRTSALRSPGLQVLAATFVATGAIFGSIDVSTLAFAEEQGHKSAASFILAIWAAGSCLAGIAFGLIHFKGRAEPRWVLGICAMAVSMIPLLLAGNLPFLAVALFVSGLAIAPTMITTMALIEAHVPHAKLTEGMTWISTGLAVGIALGSSVTGWVVDAAGARTGYVVSLSAGAAAAAVAFAGYRRLTRPAQGEEPATDGDGDSTERQHGDRVA